One part of the Haliotis asinina isolate JCU_RB_2024 chromosome 2, JCU_Hal_asi_v2, whole genome shotgun sequence genome encodes these proteins:
- the LOC137271760 gene encoding uncharacterized protein, translating to MKYFHYRRFGEKTAVTNMTSEWTSDLSCVVDTLIINHSTQNTTSRQKYDLSQKIRKPTKPIVTGRHYRNASFILVLDVGNRVVYKLKEGPNQRHTKYAYPEADVLKDIEYSTRDRKILWVCRWSIMSTPFKPNLTKGDVSSYRWRERDSLRKVRRGSNETFILTSRHIYKLSFQYSSSSLKEAIARISHPYHVQLDEQQRDIAGREYSLRTNVSSLGSEKPAEFVFFDEEKSDCQWRQTAFKNFIRLIYVYWVEQPTHMAHLMRISYRGAYYLFYCGPNPRTVLMHNLKQDKEIAAVKDDCLGIAYGNQEKHILTSSRLVTVSVKGEGFSHSFPTILKGGVKVRKRN from the exons ATAAACCATAgtacacaaaacacaacatccCGCCAAAAGTATGATCTTTCTCAAAAGATCCGAAAGCCTACAAAACCAATTGTGACAG gGAGACACTACAGAAACGCATCGTTTATTCTGGTACTTGACGTAGGAAACAGGGTGGTGTACAAACTGAAGGAAGGGCCTAATCAGCGCCATACCAAATATGCTTATCCTGAAGCCGACGTTTTAAAAGATATTGAATACTCTACCAGAGATCGTAAAATCTTATGGGTTTGCCGATGGAGCATTATGTCAACTCCCTTTAAGCCAAATCTCACCAAAGGAGACGTCTCGTCCTATCGGTGGAGGGAACGAG ATAGTCTTCGAAAGGTCAGGAGgggttcaaatgaaacattcatatTAACTAGCAGACATATATACAAGTTGTCTTTCCAGTATTCGAGCAGTTCACTCAAGGAAGCAATTGCCCGTATCTCTCATCCTTACCACGTCCAGCTGGATGAACAACAAAG AGACATAGCTGGGAGAGAGTACTCTTTACGGACGAATGTCAGTTCACTCGGTTCAGAAAAACCGGCAGAGTTCGTGTTTTTCGACGAAGAGAAGAGCGACTGCCAATGGCGTCAAACTGCGTTCAAGAACTTCATCCGTTTGAT ATATGTCTACTGGGTGGAACAACCAACACACATGGCGCACCTCATGAGGATTTCATACAGAGGAG CGTATTATCTCTTCTACTGTGGACCAAATCCACGAACTGTCCTGATGCACAACTTAAAACAAGACAAGGAAATTGCAGCCGTCAAAGACGACTGCCTTGGCATAGCCTATGGGAATCAGGAAAAGCACATCTTAACGTCAAG CCGCCTCGTAACCGTGTCAGTCAAGGGAGAAGGCTTCTCGCATTCCTTTCCTACCATTCTGAAAGGTGGTGTTAAGGTTCGTAAACGAAATTAG